From a region of the Takifugu flavidus isolate HTHZ2018 chromosome 20, ASM371156v2, whole genome shotgun sequence genome:
- the setd1ba gene encoding histone-lysine N-methyltransferase SETD1B-A isoform X6 — MSKPGERNRLNEDHGRKQSSSLANGMDSHPVCGSAEKRSHHWRSYKLIIDPALKKGSHKLYRYDGHTFSMPNPGIPPVEMVRDPRIGRLWTKYKETDLPVPKFKIDECYIGPVPPKEVTFARLNDNIREGFLTDMCKKFGDIEEVEILYNPKNKKHLGVAKVVFESVKAAKVAVQSLHETSVMGNIIHVELDPKGENRQRYYQLLMNGSYTPRTLPVGGEEAREVSPRSLAEALLACEPIRRLSESNLTAVERGLPPSSSTTPVSLETGYSSLRQETPQSQGTPHTPRQAGTPFSQDSNYSSRQSTPAYQSSRPESSGGYKSRRHESKFQDAYNRRPERPQYRSNMYRSSTSEQAPFKQHQLTPPEPPPSTPSFTYTAPPPATPNFKSTFSPYQAPLPPAFPPSEPVFHHPAQREDDYPRPPQPPQAAAPDYLPTKERPETPPTPEPPPPEPAPHPNTPPPQTPEHCPSPGSPTHDPERNSLDSRIEMLLKEKRPKFAPFLEERDSDTEVRMEGSPISSSSSQLSPIPPFTGGSQGGLQNSRPSSTGLEDISPTPLPDSEDEEPILGTSSLLKKISSPVQDKVGNSDRGTTPTDKTDPGPQSSGEDMEISDDEMPGTPVADGDCAKGIVVNSAVSPMQTLSLPPPGFPSLSHQPGFPIPHHHLTPHTAVPGHPAHLASHPGVSHHMLAHMDPYVHSMMPLMQMELMNCLRWEQWSTVPMSFQMQQQMLSRMAQTRGPYPYPHFMDGGASGPFGAPYAPLSMGAAPGSNAGMPGQQWQHPSIPTFNPNVPPPGYDTKKEDPHKATVDGVLLVIVKELKAIMKRDLNRKMVEVVAFRAFDDWWDKKERSAKASLTPVKGTEGKEEERPKPKETMGSSLLENWNKGEGLGYEGMGLGIGLRGAIRLPSFKVKRKGPPEAASAGDNKRARPSTPVDDELEDEDRDRDAAELPSDGSKMDGDSASSKRRHSRPLELDSEGEENDTSGKEEELLSDREEEPEETEAPDRLRSGKESGEEEGDDEAEGDSSSESSSSDSSDDEAESSSYSKASSDSSSASSDSSEYEMSSEEEEEEVDAKVLATQDKESRSKKLQSSSSSSSSSSSSSTSSSSSSSSSSDEEDREIKIEAPSSPVAPVLKEEDQRSKEELSSKIKGRPPSPEEELTQERRPPSPKPSPAKEPHVSVEGNIPVVKSEPPEHEANLRPPTPTGTLPNSTLEKKAKDTGSLKKKTGRPKGKKAPALSTSDDSLELLSEPTLLRDARLADLPTQRISAPSLDRSNLDFRDREVEPQTVLPDEDGFLSYEDEAPVLIKPTRRQRRGWEALLLDSLSSVTSPQRSYFKPRSEFEEMTILYDIWNEGIDEEDVRLLQITYEKMLQQDNGNDWLNDTLWVNHPSTNIPGVKRKRRDDGMRDHMTGCARSEGYYKIDKKDKIKYLQSTRLQSEEPPIDTQGMSIPAQVHASTRAGSERRSEQRRLLSSFACDSDLLKFNQLKFRKKKIRFCKSHIHDWGLFALEPIAADEMVIEYVGQNIRQVIADMREKRYEEEGIGSSYMFRVDHDTIIDATKCGNFARFINHSCNPNCYAKVITVESQKKIVIYSRQPINVNEEITYDYKFPIEDVKIPCLCGAENCRGTLN; from the exons ATGTCCAAGCCGGGCGAGAGGAATAGATTGAACGAAGACCATGGCAGAAAGCAGAGTTCAA GTTTGGCGAACGGCATGGACAGTCATCCCGTCTGCGGCTCGGCGGAGAAGCGGAGCCACCACTGGAGAAGTTACAAGTTGATCATCGACCCGGCGCTGAAGAAGGGATCCCACAAACTGTATCGCTACGATGGACACACTTTCAGCATGCCC AACCCCGGGATACCGCCGGTGGAGATGGTTCGAGACCCGAGGATCGGTCGTCTCTGGACTAAGTATAAAGAGACGGATCTGCCGGTGCCCAAGTTTAAG ATCGACGAGTGCTACATCGGCCCCGTCCCCCCGAAGGAGGTGACGTTCGCGCGGCTCAACGACAACATCAGGGAAGGGTTCCTAACCGACATGTGCAAGAAATTCGGCGACATCGAGGAGGTGGAGATTTTGTATAATCCGAAGAACAAAAAGCACCTGGGAGTTGCCAAAGTTGTTTTCGAGAGCGTGAAGGCCGCCAAAGTGGCGGTGCAGTCGCTGCACGAGACGTCTGTTATGGGAAACATCATCCACGTGGAGCTGGACCCGAAAG GTGAGAATCGCCAGAGGTACTATCAGCTCCTGATGAATGGCAGCTACACCCCGCGGACCCTACCTGTTGGTGGAGAGGAAGCCAGAGAAGTTTCCCCTCGCAGTCTGGCAGAAGCCTTACTG GCCTGCGAGCCCATCCGCAGGTTATCGGAGTCAAACCTGACTGCCGTTGAAAGAGGACTGCCGCCCAGTAGCTCCACCACGCCGGTGTCTCTGGAAACTGGGTACTCCAGCCTGAGGCAGGAAACACCACAGTCCCAGGGAACCCCTCATACCCCACGTCAGGCAGGGACGCCCTTCTCCCAGGACTCCAATTACTCCAGTCGTCAGTCTACACCTGCATACCAGTCCAGCCGACCCGAGAGCTCCGGAGGTTACAAGTCACGGAGGCACGAGAGCAAGTTCCAGGACGCGTACAACCGCAGGCCGGAGAGGCCGCAGTACCGCAGCAACATGTACCGAAGTTCGACGTCAGAACAAGCCCCCTTTAAGCAACACCAGCTCACCCCACCTGAACCCCCACCGTCCACCCCCTCTTTCACATACACAGCACCTCCCCCAGCTACGCCCAATTTCAAGTCCACGTTCTCACCCTATCAGGCTCCTCTGCCCCCTGCATTCCCCCCGTCAGAACCAGTTTTCCATCACCCTGCCCAAAGGGAGGACGATTATCCCCGACCACCACAGCCGCCCCAAGCAGCTGCCCCCGACTACTTGCCCACCAAGGAGAGACCAGAAACCCCTCCGACCCCAGAACCACCCCCGCCAGAGCCTGCGCCCCATCCCAACACCCCACCTCCACAGACACCAGAGCACTGCCCCTCACCTGGCTCGCCCACACACGATCCGGAGCGCAACAGCCTGGATTCCCGCATCGAGATGCTCCTCAAGGAGAAAAGGCCCAAATTTGCACCATTCCTGGAGGAGCGAGACTCGGACACAGAGGTACGGATGGAGGGAAGTCCCatttcctcctcgtcctctcagCTGTCCCCCATTCCGCCCTTTACGGGCGGCTCACAAGGTGGCCTGCAAAATTCCCGTCCCTCAAGTACGGGCTTGGAGGATATCAGCCCGACCCCACTGCCCGACTCGGAAGACGAGGAGCCGATTCTTGGGACTTCCTCACTGCTCAAGAAGATCAGCTCACCTGTGCAGGACAAGGTGGGCAACAGTGACAGAGGCACCACTCCTACGGATAAAACGGACCCG GGTCCACAGTCGTCAGGAGAAGACATGGAAATCTCCGATGATGAAATGCCAGGTACTCCCGTCGCCGATGGAGACTGTGCCAAGGGGATTGTTGTAAATTCTGCAGTGTCCCCAATGCAGACTttgtccctcccccctcctggcTTCCCATCTCTCTCCCATCAGCCCGGCTTCCCGATCCCACACCACCATCTGACCCCTCACACCGCCGTCCCGGGTCACCCTGCTCACCTGGCCAGCCACCCTGGGGTGTCCCATCACATGCTGGCACACATGGACCCTTACGTTCACAGCATGATGCCTCTCAtgcagatggagctgatgaACTGCTTGCGGTGGGAGCAGTGGAGCACCGTCCCCATGTCCtttcagatgcagcagcagatgctgaGTCGCATGGCACAGACTCGAGGGCCATATCCGTACCCGCATTTTATGGACGGCGGTGCTTCGGGGCCTTTCGGGGCACCTTACGCGCCTCTGTCTATGGGTGCTGCACCAGGAAGCAATGCAGGAATGCCTGGACAACAGTGGCAGCATCCGAGTATACCAACATTCAACCCTAACGTCCCCCCTCCTGGGTATGATACTAAAAAGGAGGACCCCCACAAGGCAACAGTTGACGGCGTGCTGCTGGTCATTGTCAAAGAGCTAAAGGCCATCATGAAGAGGGACCTCAACCGAAaaatggtggaggtggtggcttTTAGAGCCTTTGATGATTGGTGGGATAAGAAGGAACGCTCGGCAAAG GCATCTTTGACACCAGTCAAAGGTACTGAGggtaaagaagaagaaagacccAAACCCAAAGAGACGATGGGCTCAAGTCTGTTGGAAAACTGGAACAAGGGCGAAGGCCTGGGATACGAGGGAATGGGCCTGGGAATCGGTTTACGGGGAGCCATCCGCTTGCCCTCCTTCAAG GTGAAGAGGAAGGGCCCACCTGAAGCTGCGTCCGCAGGTGACAACAAACGGGCTCGACCATCAACACCGGTGGACGACgagctggaggatgaag ACCGCGATCGAGACGCAGCCGAGCTCCCCTCAGACGGCTCCAAAATGGACGGCGACAGCGCGTCGTCAAAGCGGCGGCATTCGCGACCGCTAGAACTGGACAGCGAAGGAGAGGAGAACGACACCTCGGGGAAAGAAGAGGAGTTGTTGTCtgacagggaggaggaaccAGAAGAAACAGAGGCCCCCGATAGGCTGCGTTCTGGAAAA GAaagtggagaagaggagggtgatgatgaAGCAGAGGGAGACTCGTCCAGTGAGAGCAGCTCCTCCGATTCATCTGATGATG AAGCGGAAAGTTCATCTTACTCCAAGGCGAGCTCGGACTCCTCTTCGGCAAGTTCGGACTCCTCGGAGTACGAGATGagctcggaggaggaggaggaggaagtagaCGCTAAGGTTTTGGCAACACAGGACAAGGAGTCCAGAAGCAAaaagctccagagctcctcgtcctcgtcctcgtcgtcTTCGTCGTCCTCAACGTCGTCTTCTtcatcgtcatcttcatcctctgatgaagaggacagggaaaTTAAGATCGAGgctccatcctctcctgttGCACCAGTTCTAAAAGAGGAGGACCAAAGGAGTAAGGAGGAACTGAGCAGCAAGATCAAGGGAAGACCTCCCAGTCCTGAGGAGGAGCTCACCCAGGAACGGAGGCCACCTTCACCCAAACCGAGTCCAG CCAAAGAGCCACATGTTAGCGTGGAGGGTAATATTCCTGTAGTCAAGTCTGAGCCTCCAGAGCACGAAGCGAACCTTCGGCCACCCACTCCAACAGGCACCCTGCCCAACAGCACCCTGGAGAAGAAAGCCAAAG ATACTGGCTcattaaagaagaaaactggACGACCCAAAGGCAAAAAGGCCCCGGCTCTCTCTACATCTGACGACTCTTTGGAACTCTTGTCAGAGCCCACTCTGCTTCGTGATGCACGTCTCGCTGATTTGCCCACGCAGAGGATATCTGCCCCGTCTCTGGATCGTTCAAACCTGGACTTCCGggacagagaggtggagccTCAGACAGTCTTGCCCGACGAGGACGGCTTCTTGTCCTATGAAGATGAGGCACCTGTGCTCATTAAGCCAACTCGGAGGCAACGGCGCGGCTGGGaggcgctgctgctggacagccTCTCTTCCGTCACGTCGCCGCAACGGTCATACTTCAAGCCACGGTCGGAGTTCGAGGAGATGACCATTTTGTACGACATCTGGAATGAAGGCATAGATGAGGAGGACGTGCGGCTCTTGCAGATCACTTATGAAAAGATGTTGCAGCAGGATAACGGCAACGACTGGCTCAATGACACTCTCTGGGTCAACCATCCTT CCACCAACATCCCTGGggtgaagagaaaaagaagagatgaCGGCATGCGAGACCACATGACGGGATGTGCGAGAAGTGAGGGATATTACAAGATCGACAAGAAGGACAAGATCAAGTACCTACAGAGCACGAGGCTACAGTCTGAAGAGCCACCGATCgacacacag GGTATGAGCATCCCTGCACAGGTCcatgcctccaccagagctggcTCCGAGCGTCGGTCGGAGCAGCGACGTTTGCTCTCCTCCTTCGCGTGCGACAGCGACCTGCTGAAGTTCAATCAGCTGAAG TTCCGTAAGAAAAAGATCAGATTCTGCAAGTCGCACATCCACGACTGGGGTCTATTCGCTTTGGAGCCAATCGCTGCTGATGAAATGGTGATTGAATACGTGGGGCAGAACATCCGACAG GTCATCGCAGACATGCGGGAGAAACGTTACGAGGAAGAGGGCATCGGCAGCAGCTACATGTTCCGCGTTGACCACGACACCATCATCGACGCCACGAAGTGTGGCAACTTCGCCCGTTTCATCAACCACAGCTGCAAC CCCAACTGTTATGCGAAAGTCATCACGGTGGAGTCGCAGAAGAAGATCGTGATCTACTCCAGGCAGCCCATCAACGTTAACGAGGAGATCACGTACGACTACAAGTTCCCCATAGAGGACGTTAAGATCCCCTGTTTGTGTGGGGCCGAGAACTGCAGGGGAACGCTGAATTAA
- the setd1ba gene encoding histone-lysine N-methyltransferase SETD1B-A isoform X2, whose translation MDSHPVCGSAEKRSHHWRSYKLIIDPALKKGSHKLYRYDGHTFSMPNPGIPPVEMVRDPRIGRLWTKYKETDLPVPKFKIDECYIGPVPPKEVTFARLNDNIREGFLTDMCKKFGDIEEVEILYNPKNKKHLGVAKVVFESVKAAKVAVQSLHETSVMGNIIHVELDPKGENRQRYYQLLMNGSYTPRTLPVGGEEAREVSPRSLAEALLACEPIRRLSESNLTAVERGLPPSSSTTPVSLETGYSSLRQETPQSQGTPHTPRQAGTPFSQDSNYSSRQSTPAYQSSRPESSGGYKSRRHESKFQDAYNRRPERPQYRSNMYRSSTSEQAPFKQHQLTPPEPPPSTPSFTYTAPPPATPNFKSTFSPYQAPLPPAFPPSEPVFHHPAQREDDYPRPPQPPQAAAPDYLPTKERPETPPTPEPPPPEPAPHPNTPPPQTPEHCPSPGSPTHDPERNSLDSRIEMLLKEKRPKFAPFLEERDSDTEVRMEGSPISSSSSQLSPIPPFTGGSQGGLQNSRPSSTGLEDISPTPLPDSEDEEPILGTSSLLKKISSPVQDKVGNSDRGTTPTDKTDPGPQSSGEDMEISDDEMPGTPVADGDCAKGIVVNSAVSPMQTLSLPPPGFPSLSHQPGFPIPHHHLTPHTAVPGHPAHLASHPGVSHHMLAHMDPYVHSMMPLMQMELMNCLRWEQWSTVPMSFQMQQQMLSRMAQTRGPYPYPHFMDGGASGPFGAPYAPLSMGAAPGSNAGMPGQQWQHPSIPTFNPNVPPPGYDTKKEDPHKATVDGVLLVIVKELKAIMKRDLNRKMVEVVAFRAFDDWWDKKERSAKASLTPVKGTEGKEEERPKPKETMGSSLLENWNKGEGLGYEGMGLGIGLRGAIRLPSFKVKRKGPPEAASAGDNKRARPSTPVDDELEDEDRDRDAAELPSDGSKMDGDSASSKRRHSRPLELDSEGEENDTSGKEEELLSDREEEPEETEAPDRLRSGKESGEEEGDDEAEGDSSSESSSSDSSDDEAESSSYSKASSDSSSASSDSSEYEMSSEEEEEEVDAKVLATQDKESRSKKLQSSSSSSSSSSSSSTSSSSSSSSSSDEEDREIKIEAPSSPVAPVLKEEDQRSKEELSSKIKGRPPSPEEELTQERRPPSPKPSPAKEPHVSVEGNIPVVKSEPPEHEANLRPPTPTGTLPNSTLEKKAKGKTEPDEAHFAPGRLASSQLDSKSGMHLPLPPHPEIEGRSLLHPPPGPLADLPQRTRLPTDEDIPRTPGRDLMERTRSLGKSQSTDTMPITPGGDAPLTGSSSLLLSSPHIPSSPFSYPAQSPVLSAGVPRTPGRDLTFTPVFPDPAALTINRKISSESLDDRPVFKEPTLSALPNQTLSAGTELSARVPEDLPSGLNVDVPVPSDTGSLKKKTGRPKGKKAPALSTSDDSLELLSEPTLLRDARLADLPTQRISAPSLDRSNLDFRDREVEPQTVLPDEDGFLSYEDEAPVLIKPTRRQRRGWEALLLDSLSSVTSPQRSYFKPRSEFEEMTILYDIWNEGIDEEDVRLLQITYEKMLQQDNGNDWLNDTLWVNHPSTNIPGVKRKRRDDGMRDHMTGCARSEGYYKIDKKDKIKYLQSTRLQSEEPPIDTQGMSIPAQVHASTRAGSERRSEQRRLLSSFACDSDLLKFNQLKFRKKKIRFCKSHIHDWGLFALEPIAADEMVIEYVGQNIRQVIADMREKRYEEEGIGSSYMFRVDHDTIIDATKCGNFARFINHSCNPNCYAKVITVESQKKIVIYSRQPINVNEEITYDYKFPIEDVKIPCLCGAENCRGTLN comes from the exons ATGGACAGTCATCCCGTCTGCGGCTCGGCGGAGAAGCGGAGCCACCACTGGAGAAGTTACAAGTTGATCATCGACCCGGCGCTGAAGAAGGGATCCCACAAACTGTATCGCTACGATGGACACACTTTCAGCATGCCC AACCCCGGGATACCGCCGGTGGAGATGGTTCGAGACCCGAGGATCGGTCGTCTCTGGACTAAGTATAAAGAGACGGATCTGCCGGTGCCCAAGTTTAAG ATCGACGAGTGCTACATCGGCCCCGTCCCCCCGAAGGAGGTGACGTTCGCGCGGCTCAACGACAACATCAGGGAAGGGTTCCTAACCGACATGTGCAAGAAATTCGGCGACATCGAGGAGGTGGAGATTTTGTATAATCCGAAGAACAAAAAGCACCTGGGAGTTGCCAAAGTTGTTTTCGAGAGCGTGAAGGCCGCCAAAGTGGCGGTGCAGTCGCTGCACGAGACGTCTGTTATGGGAAACATCATCCACGTGGAGCTGGACCCGAAAG GTGAGAATCGCCAGAGGTACTATCAGCTCCTGATGAATGGCAGCTACACCCCGCGGACCCTACCTGTTGGTGGAGAGGAAGCCAGAGAAGTTTCCCCTCGCAGTCTGGCAGAAGCCTTACTG GCCTGCGAGCCCATCCGCAGGTTATCGGAGTCAAACCTGACTGCCGTTGAAAGAGGACTGCCGCCCAGTAGCTCCACCACGCCGGTGTCTCTGGAAACTGGGTACTCCAGCCTGAGGCAGGAAACACCACAGTCCCAGGGAACCCCTCATACCCCACGTCAGGCAGGGACGCCCTTCTCCCAGGACTCCAATTACTCCAGTCGTCAGTCTACACCTGCATACCAGTCCAGCCGACCCGAGAGCTCCGGAGGTTACAAGTCACGGAGGCACGAGAGCAAGTTCCAGGACGCGTACAACCGCAGGCCGGAGAGGCCGCAGTACCGCAGCAACATGTACCGAAGTTCGACGTCAGAACAAGCCCCCTTTAAGCAACACCAGCTCACCCCACCTGAACCCCCACCGTCCACCCCCTCTTTCACATACACAGCACCTCCCCCAGCTACGCCCAATTTCAAGTCCACGTTCTCACCCTATCAGGCTCCTCTGCCCCCTGCATTCCCCCCGTCAGAACCAGTTTTCCATCACCCTGCCCAAAGGGAGGACGATTATCCCCGACCACCACAGCCGCCCCAAGCAGCTGCCCCCGACTACTTGCCCACCAAGGAGAGACCAGAAACCCCTCCGACCCCAGAACCACCCCCGCCAGAGCCTGCGCCCCATCCCAACACCCCACCTCCACAGACACCAGAGCACTGCCCCTCACCTGGCTCGCCCACACACGATCCGGAGCGCAACAGCCTGGATTCCCGCATCGAGATGCTCCTCAAGGAGAAAAGGCCCAAATTTGCACCATTCCTGGAGGAGCGAGACTCGGACACAGAGGTACGGATGGAGGGAAGTCCCatttcctcctcgtcctctcagCTGTCCCCCATTCCGCCCTTTACGGGCGGCTCACAAGGTGGCCTGCAAAATTCCCGTCCCTCAAGTACGGGCTTGGAGGATATCAGCCCGACCCCACTGCCCGACTCGGAAGACGAGGAGCCGATTCTTGGGACTTCCTCACTGCTCAAGAAGATCAGCTCACCTGTGCAGGACAAGGTGGGCAACAGTGACAGAGGCACCACTCCTACGGATAAAACGGACCCG GGTCCACAGTCGTCAGGAGAAGACATGGAAATCTCCGATGATGAAATGCCAGGTACTCCCGTCGCCGATGGAGACTGTGCCAAGGGGATTGTTGTAAATTCTGCAGTGTCCCCAATGCAGACTttgtccctcccccctcctggcTTCCCATCTCTCTCCCATCAGCCCGGCTTCCCGATCCCACACCACCATCTGACCCCTCACACCGCCGTCCCGGGTCACCCTGCTCACCTGGCCAGCCACCCTGGGGTGTCCCATCACATGCTGGCACACATGGACCCTTACGTTCACAGCATGATGCCTCTCAtgcagatggagctgatgaACTGCTTGCGGTGGGAGCAGTGGAGCACCGTCCCCATGTCCtttcagatgcagcagcagatgctgaGTCGCATGGCACAGACTCGAGGGCCATATCCGTACCCGCATTTTATGGACGGCGGTGCTTCGGGGCCTTTCGGGGCACCTTACGCGCCTCTGTCTATGGGTGCTGCACCAGGAAGCAATGCAGGAATGCCTGGACAACAGTGGCAGCATCCGAGTATACCAACATTCAACCCTAACGTCCCCCCTCCTGGGTATGATACTAAAAAGGAGGACCCCCACAAGGCAACAGTTGACGGCGTGCTGCTGGTCATTGTCAAAGAGCTAAAGGCCATCATGAAGAGGGACCTCAACCGAAaaatggtggaggtggtggcttTTAGAGCCTTTGATGATTGGTGGGATAAGAAGGAACGCTCGGCAAAG GCATCTTTGACACCAGTCAAAGGTACTGAGggtaaagaagaagaaagacccAAACCCAAAGAGACGATGGGCTCAAGTCTGTTGGAAAACTGGAACAAGGGCGAAGGCCTGGGATACGAGGGAATGGGCCTGGGAATCGGTTTACGGGGAGCCATCCGCTTGCCCTCCTTCAAG GTGAAGAGGAAGGGCCCACCTGAAGCTGCGTCCGCAGGTGACAACAAACGGGCTCGACCATCAACACCGGTGGACGACgagctggaggatgaag ACCGCGATCGAGACGCAGCCGAGCTCCCCTCAGACGGCTCCAAAATGGACGGCGACAGCGCGTCGTCAAAGCGGCGGCATTCGCGACCGCTAGAACTGGACAGCGAAGGAGAGGAGAACGACACCTCGGGGAAAGAAGAGGAGTTGTTGTCtgacagggaggaggaaccAGAAGAAACAGAGGCCCCCGATAGGCTGCGTTCTGGAAAA GAaagtggagaagaggagggtgatgatgaAGCAGAGGGAGACTCGTCCAGTGAGAGCAGCTCCTCCGATTCATCTGATGATG AAGCGGAAAGTTCATCTTACTCCAAGGCGAGCTCGGACTCCTCTTCGGCAAGTTCGGACTCCTCGGAGTACGAGATGagctcggaggaggaggaggaggaagtagaCGCTAAGGTTTTGGCAACACAGGACAAGGAGTCCAGAAGCAAaaagctccagagctcctcgtcctcgtcctcgtcgtcTTCGTCGTCCTCAACGTCGTCTTCTtcatcgtcatcttcatcctctgatgaagaggacagggaaaTTAAGATCGAGgctccatcctctcctgttGCACCAGTTCTAAAAGAGGAGGACCAAAGGAGTAAGGAGGAACTGAGCAGCAAGATCAAGGGAAGACCTCCCAGTCCTGAGGAGGAGCTCACCCAGGAACGGAGGCCACCTTCACCCAAACCGAGTCCAG CCAAAGAGCCACATGTTAGCGTGGAGGGTAATATTCCTGTAGTCAAGTCTGAGCCTCCAGAGCACGAAGCGAACCTTCGGCCACCCACTCCAACAGGCACCCTGCCCAACAGCACCCTGGAGAAGAAAGCCAAAGGTAAAACAGAGCCCGACGAAGCACACTTTGCCCCCGGTCGATTAGCCTCATCCCAGCTGGATTCCAAATCTGGAATGcacctccctcttcctcctcacccagAAATAGAAGGCCGCTCCCTTCTTCATCCTCCCCCTGGCCCCCTGGCCGACCTTCCCCAACGTACCCGGCTCCCAACAGATGAGGATATCCCTCGCACTCCCGGCAGGGACTTGATGGAGCGCACCCGGAGTCTGGGTAAGTCCCAGAGCACGGACACGATGCCCATCACTCCTGGCGGTGACGCCCCACTGacgggcagcagcagcttgttgCTTAGCTCCCCTCACATCCCCAGTAGCCCCTTTTCCTACCCTGCACAGTCCCCTGTCCTTTCTGCTGGAGTACCACGCACTCCAGGACGAGACTTAACCTTCACCCCTGTCTTCCCTGACCCCGCAGCACTAACCATCAATAGGAAAATCTCCTCTGAAAGTCTTGATGACAGACCGGTGTTTAAAGAGCCCACTCTCAGTGCTCTACCTAACCAGACTCTATCAGCTGGAACAGAGCTTTCAGCAAGGGTTCCCGAGGATCTGCCTTCTGGTCTTAACGTAGATGTCCCTGTGCCATCAGATACTGGCTcattaaagaagaaaactggACGACCCAAAGGCAAAAAGGCCCCGGCTCTCTCTACATCTGACGACTCTTTGGAACTCTTGTCAGAGCCCACTCTGCTTCGTGATGCACGTCTCGCTGATTTGCCCACGCAGAGGATATCTGCCCCGTCTCTGGATCGTTCAAACCTGGACTTCCGggacagagaggtggagccTCAGACAGTCTTGCCCGACGAGGACGGCTTCTTGTCCTATGAAGATGAGGCACCTGTGCTCATTAAGCCAACTCGGAGGCAACGGCGCGGCTGGGaggcgctgctgctggacagccTCTCTTCCGTCACGTCGCCGCAACGGTCATACTTCAAGCCACGGTCGGAGTTCGAGGAGATGACCATTTTGTACGACATCTGGAATGAAGGCATAGATGAGGAGGACGTGCGGCTCTTGCAGATCACTTATGAAAAGATGTTGCAGCAGGATAACGGCAACGACTGGCTCAATGACACTCTCTGGGTCAACCATCCTT CCACCAACATCCCTGGggtgaagagaaaaagaagagatgaCGGCATGCGAGACCACATGACGGGATGTGCGAGAAGTGAGGGATATTACAAGATCGACAAGAAGGACAAGATCAAGTACCTACAGAGCACGAGGCTACAGTCTGAAGAGCCACCGATCgacacacag GGTATGAGCATCCCTGCACAGGTCcatgcctccaccagagctggcTCCGAGCGTCGGTCGGAGCAGCGACGTTTGCTCTCCTCCTTCGCGTGCGACAGCGACCTGCTGAAGTTCAATCAGCTGAAG TTCCGTAAGAAAAAGATCAGATTCTGCAAGTCGCACATCCACGACTGGGGTCTATTCGCTTTGGAGCCAATCGCTGCTGATGAAATGGTGATTGAATACGTGGGGCAGAACATCCGACAG GTCATCGCAGACATGCGGGAGAAACGTTACGAGGAAGAGGGCATCGGCAGCAGCTACATGTTCCGCGTTGACCACGACACCATCATCGACGCCACGAAGTGTGGCAACTTCGCCCGTTTCATCAACCACAGCTGCAAC CCCAACTGTTATGCGAAAGTCATCACGGTGGAGTCGCAGAAGAAGATCGTGATCTACTCCAGGCAGCCCATCAACGTTAACGAGGAGATCACGTACGACTACAAGTTCCCCATAGAGGACGTTAAGATCCCCTGTTTGTGTGGGGCCGAGAACTGCAGGGGAACGCTGAATTAA